One Thauera sp. K11 DNA window includes the following coding sequences:
- a CDS encoding type IV pilus assembly protein FimV has protein sequence MKTRRLPIAATLAAAISSMLPAASVAAAALGEIVSLSAIGEPFRAEIGIASGSAEDLAGCLRVVVPEDAARDLSWLKNGRIGSSGRGASARIVVSSSQPVNEPAIRLALANICDARLRREYTLLLPDPASSPLPAAAHAREAPAAARTGTPAAAASNRATWSTAAGESLASLAGALYPDDVAARRRFTQATAAANPELFPNPASLRAELPPGTAVKIPDLRRLASPRQALSGEAGKRPPVRAQAAAPATQARAAAPAPRPSSPATRNDRVVVAPGGHEAGTPATLAAAGLTPTPRGVHPDASARERELVAAIDRSIVAEMELLSRIKNLEQIHSRLEEQARALAVAAPPLPVAVPDAAQAAEPAPAEARSRSWHDWTLGGGLLLATLLVLAALMRRRTGTAKLPAAQPAVRPSHAAPPQAAGRAGTHAAARSDRGATDETDSRIDWAPVGQRPATSKPSAAGGEHDPSEDHKSAVELAEIMMSFGRLQGAADTLAEFIQGNPRQAITPWLKLLDVYRAAGLRSEFEELSRQLNKTFNVRRVSWDNYDSLRSTSLSLESMPHIAARLEALWGSRECQNYVQQLLRDNRDGSRQGLTFAMIDDLLTLEGILEQELGSYRTYAMKVADTAQPEDGAVRPD, from the coding sequence ATGAAAACAAGACGGTTACCGATCGCCGCGACGCTTGCCGCCGCCATCTCGAGCATGCTGCCCGCCGCCTCGGTCGCCGCCGCCGCGCTGGGGGAAATCGTCTCGTTGTCGGCGATCGGCGAGCCGTTCCGGGCCGAGATCGGGATCGCCTCGGGCTCGGCCGAAGATCTCGCCGGCTGCCTGCGCGTCGTGGTCCCGGAGGATGCGGCGCGCGACCTTTCCTGGCTGAAGAACGGACGCATCGGCAGCAGCGGCCGGGGTGCCTCCGCCCGCATCGTCGTCAGCAGCAGCCAGCCGGTCAACGAACCAGCGATCCGGCTCGCGCTCGCCAACATCTGCGACGCCCGACTGCGCCGGGAATACACCCTGCTGCTGCCCGACCCGGCAAGCTCCCCGCTGCCGGCCGCCGCCCATGCCCGCGAAGCGCCAGCCGCGGCGCGGACCGGCACGCCGGCCGCCGCCGCGTCGAACCGCGCCACCTGGTCCACCGCCGCGGGCGAATCGCTCGCCAGCCTCGCCGGCGCCCTCTACCCCGACGATGTGGCGGCACGCCGGCGCTTCACCCAGGCAACCGCTGCGGCAAACCCGGAACTCTTTCCCAACCCGGCATCGCTGCGCGCCGAACTGCCCCCCGGCACCGCGGTGAAGATCCCGGACCTGCGCCGGCTGGCGTCGCCGCGCCAGGCGCTGTCCGGCGAAGCAGGAAAGAGGCCGCCCGTCCGCGCGCAGGCCGCGGCGCCGGCAACGCAGGCACGCGCCGCCGCCCCGGCACCACGGCCTTCGTCCCCCGCAACGCGCAACGATCGCGTGGTCGTCGCGCCCGGCGGACACGAGGCCGGCACGCCGGCCACCCTGGCCGCCGCCGGCCTCACGCCGACGCCGCGGGGAGTCCATCCGGACGCGAGCGCGCGCGAGCGGGAACTCGTCGCAGCCATCGATCGCAGCATCGTGGCCGAGATGGAGCTGCTCTCGCGCATCAAGAATCTGGAGCAGATCCATTCGCGACTGGAGGAACAGGCGCGCGCGCTCGCCGTCGCCGCGCCTCCGCTGCCCGTCGCGGTCCCGGATGCCGCACAGGCCGCCGAGCCCGCTCCGGCGGAAGCGCGGAGCAGGAGCTGGCACGACTGGACGCTGGGCGGCGGTCTGCTCCTTGCGACCCTGCTCGTCCTCGCCGCGCTGATGCGCCGTCGTACCGGTACCGCAAAGCTTCCTGCGGCGCAGCCGGCAGTAAGGCCGTCACACGCCGCGCCACCCCAGGCGGCCGGCCGTGCCGGTACCCATGCGGCAGCCCGCAGCGACAGGGGCGCGACCGATGAGACCGACTCGCGGATCGATTGGGCGCCGGTCGGCCAGAGACCGGCCACGTCGAAACCGTCCGCCGCCGGCGGCGAGCACGATCCCTCCGAGGACCACAAGTCCGCCGTCGAGCTGGCCGAAATCATGATGAGCTTCGGCCGGCTGCAGGGCGCCGCCGATACGCTGGCCGAGTTCATCCAAGGCAATCCGCGGCAGGCGATCACGCCGTGGCTGAAGCTGCTCGACGTCTATCGCGCAGCCGGCCTGCGCAGCGAGTTCGAGGAACTGTCGCGCCAGTTGAACAAGACCTTCAACGTCCGCAGGGTCAGTTGGGACAACTACGACAGCCTGCGCAGCACCTCACTTTCGCTCGAGAGCATGCCGCACATCGCCGCCCGGCTGGAGGCGCTGTGGGGCTCGCGCGAGTGCCAGAACTACGTCCAGCAACTGCTGCGCGACAATCGCGACGGCTCGCGGCAGGGCCTGACGTTCGCCATGATCGACGACTTGCTCACGCTCGAAGGGATTCTCGAGCAGGAACTCGGCTCGTATCGGACCTATGCGATGAAGGTCGCCGACACCGCGCAGCCGGAGGACGGCGCGGTCAGACCGGATTAG
- a CDS encoding DUF2889 domain-containing protein: MPLPPPHPSRRRVHTRRIEVEGYLRDDGLYDLEASLSDVKDQDFPISSGLRRAGDPVHLMRVRLTLDGEFNIVDAVACSDRVPYPGHCDTIGPAYRALIGLNLVRGFRRTVGEMFADVRGCTHLSELLLALPTAAIQTFASFRRDDEDTVGKPFQLDRCHALETSSEAVRRYYPKWYRAPHRED; encoded by the coding sequence ATGCCTCTTCCGCCGCCCCACCCATCCCGGCGCCGGGTCCACACGCGCCGCATCGAAGTCGAGGGGTACCTGCGCGACGACGGGCTCTACGACCTGGAGGCGTCGCTGAGCGACGTCAAGGATCAGGACTTCCCGATCTCCTCCGGGCTGCGTCGCGCCGGCGATCCGGTGCATCTGATGCGCGTGCGGCTGACGCTCGATGGCGAATTCAACATCGTGGATGCCGTCGCCTGTTCCGACCGGGTGCCCTACCCGGGACACTGCGACACCATCGGGCCGGCCTACCGGGCGCTCATCGGCCTGAACCTGGTGCGCGGCTTCCGGCGCACGGTGGGGGAGATGTTCGCCGACGTGCGCGGCTGCACGCACCTGAGCGAGTTGCTGCTGGCCCTGCCGACCGCTGCGATCCAGACCTTCGCCAGCTTCCGGCGCGACGACGAGGATACGGTGGGCAAGCCGTTCCAGCTCGACCGCTGCCATGCGCTCGAGACCTCGTCCGAGGCCGTCCGCCGCTACTATCCGAAGTGGTATCGCGCGCCGCACCGCGAGGATTGA
- a CDS encoding GspE/PulE family protein, whose product MNSTPAKTFSGSEVARRLAFFKGLQAITTRIHAASDSDEIVLELSGELCALFEAERLSIYMVEDSGATIVTLVKTGLDAVQSIRLPISENSIAGFVALSGRTVNVGDVYDEVELHAISPHLALRREIDASTGFRSQQMLAAPICDPDDGRVLGVVQLINSLAGSRFSGVVEEGLLGLTQTLGVAVARHRKKAASLRSRFDALVADGRITAEELAEATRAGREEGVSPESLLLERLGLSPRELGEAASRFFGVPYTAYNPNHVKPLDLLRNIKRDYVLQSMWLPLEENADGVVILCIDPEQVRSSGVAQNVLPKKRLVFHVTTRHDFERTVGQFFDQGLDTGSVSDLLTGLDDYEDETSLSDDVSAAADNELVKLVNKIIIDAYRQGASDIHVEPRPGKEKTLIRFRKDGSLVPYIEVPASYRNALVTRIKIMCDLDISERRKPQDGKIRFRKYAPLDVELRVATLPTQGGIEDVVMRLLVGSEPLPMDELGLLPDNLGRLKQIVAKPYGIFFVCGPTGSGKTTTLHSILNHINTPDTKIWTVEDPVEITQKGLRQVQVNRKAGLDFATMMRAFLRADPDVIMVGEMRDDETVSVGIEASLTGHLVFSTLHTNSAPESVARLLDMGMDPFNFADALLGVLAQRLAKRLCRKCKAAYRADEDEIGHLLEEYCEDMHLTPAFEADPQGERRKVLERWRAAHAGTDGHFTLYRPVGCADCNDGYRGRVGLHELMPGSDALKRLIQERAPVSRLFGQALAEGMCTLRQDGIEKVLAGITDLRQVRKVCVR is encoded by the coding sequence ATGAATTCGACGCCCGCCAAGACCTTCTCCGGCAGCGAAGTCGCACGGCGACTGGCTTTCTTCAAGGGGCTGCAGGCGATCACCACCCGCATCCATGCCGCCAGCGACAGCGACGAGATCGTCCTCGAACTGTCCGGCGAGCTGTGCGCGCTGTTCGAAGCCGAGCGTCTGTCGATCTACATGGTCGAGGACAGCGGGGCCACCATCGTCACGCTGGTCAAGACCGGGCTCGACGCGGTGCAGAGCATCCGGCTGCCGATCTCCGAGAACAGCATCGCGGGTTTCGTCGCGCTCAGCGGGCGCACGGTGAACGTCGGCGACGTCTATGACGAGGTCGAACTGCACGCGATCTCGCCGCACCTCGCGCTGCGCCGCGAGATCGACGCCAGCACCGGCTTCCGCTCGCAGCAGATGCTGGCCGCGCCGATCTGCGATCCCGACGACGGGCGCGTGCTCGGCGTCGTGCAACTCATCAACAGCCTCGCCGGCTCGCGCTTCTCGGGCGTGGTGGAAGAGGGCCTGCTCGGCCTGACCCAGACCCTCGGCGTGGCCGTCGCGCGCCACCGGAAGAAGGCCGCCAGCCTGCGCTCGCGCTTCGATGCCCTGGTGGCCGACGGCCGCATCACCGCGGAAGAACTCGCCGAGGCCACGCGCGCCGGGCGCGAGGAAGGAGTGAGCCCCGAATCCCTGCTGCTCGAGCGCCTGGGACTGTCGCCCAGGGAACTGGGCGAGGCGGCGTCGCGCTTCTTCGGCGTGCCCTACACGGCCTACAACCCCAACCACGTCAAGCCTCTCGACCTGCTGCGCAACATCAAGCGCGACTACGTGCTGCAGAGCATGTGGCTGCCGCTGGAGGAGAACGCCGACGGCGTCGTCATCCTCTGCATCGACCCCGAGCAAGTCCGCAGTTCGGGCGTTGCGCAGAACGTGCTGCCGAAGAAGCGCCTCGTCTTCCACGTCACCACCCGCCACGACTTCGAGCGCACGGTCGGACAGTTCTTCGACCAGGGGCTGGACACGGGCTCGGTCAGCGACCTGCTGACCGGGCTCGACGACTACGAGGACGAGACCTCGCTCTCGGACGACGTCAGCGCGGCGGCCGACAACGAACTGGTGAAGCTGGTCAACAAGATCATCATCGACGCCTACCGGCAGGGGGCCTCCGACATCCACGTCGAACCGCGGCCGGGCAAGGAGAAGACGCTGATCCGTTTCCGCAAGGACGGCTCGCTCGTCCCCTACATCGAAGTCCCCGCCAGCTACCGCAACGCGCTGGTGACGCGCATCAAGATCATGTGCGACCTCGACATCTCCGAGCGCCGCAAGCCGCAGGACGGCAAGATCCGCTTCCGCAAGTACGCGCCGCTCGACGTCGAGCTGCGGGTGGCCACGCTGCCGACGCAGGGGGGCATCGAGGACGTGGTGATGCGCCTGCTGGTGGGCAGCGAGCCCCTCCCCATGGACGAACTCGGCCTGCTGCCCGACAACCTCGGGCGGCTCAAGCAGATCGTCGCCAAGCCGTACGGCATCTTCTTCGTCTGCGGCCCCACCGGCTCGGGCAAGACGACCACGCTGCATTCCATCCTGAACCACATCAACACGCCGGACACCAAGATCTGGACGGTCGAGGACCCGGTCGAGATCACCCAGAAGGGCCTGCGCCAGGTCCAGGTCAACCGCAAGGCGGGGCTCGACTTCGCCACCATGATGCGCGCCTTCCTGCGCGCCGATCCGGACGTCATCATGGTGGGCGAGATGCGCGACGACGAGACGGTGTCGGTCGGCATCGAAGCCTCGCTCACGGGCCACCTCGTGTTCTCCACGCTGCATACCAACAGCGCGCCGGAATCGGTGGCGCGCCTGCTCGACATGGGCATGGACCCGTTCAACTTCGCCGACGCGCTGCTGGGCGTGCTGGCGCAGCGGCTGGCCAAGCGGCTGTGCCGCAAGTGCAAGGCGGCCTATCGTGCCGACGAGGACGAGATCGGCCACCTGCTCGAGGAATACTGCGAGGACATGCATCTGACACCGGCCTTCGAGGCCGACCCGCAGGGCGAGCGGCGCAAGGTGCTCGAGCGCTGGCGCGCGGCGCATGCCGGCACCGACGGGCATTTCACCCTCTACCGGCCGGTGGGCTGCGCCGACTGCAACGACGGCTACCGCGGGCGGGTCGGGCTGCACGAACTGATGCCGGGCTCGGATGCGCTCAAGCGCCTGATCCAGGAGCGCGCGCCGGTCTCCCGCCTGTTCGGCCAGGCGCTTGCCGAAGGCATGTGCACGCTGCGCCAGGACGGCATCGAGAAGGTGCTGGCGGGCATCACCGACCTCAGGCAGGTGCGCAAGGTGTGCGTGCGCTGA
- a CDS encoding Do family serine endopeptidase has translation MRRLWLIFAQAVTISVAVLFVLNTLKPEWLREAAPGTVVAVREAPAGDGSTMPAAGSYAVAAQRSLPAVVHIVTSRTAGGPRHPLLDDPVFRHFFGDRFNGDQGQRASGLGSGVIVSADGFILTNNHVVESADAMEIALNDGRKFGARLVGRDPETDLAVLKIVADAELPSITFADASGLHVGDVVLAIGNPFGVGQTVTMGIVSALGRSQLGINTFENYIQTDAAINPGNSGGALVDSEGHLVGINTAIYSRSGGSLGIGFAIPVSIVRNVLEQIVARGEVTRGWVGVEIQDITPELAESFGLQDATGALIAGVLRNSPADRAGIRPGDVLVAIGDREITDPRSMLDFVAALEPGRKARFRMRRGAEAVEVDVEIGRRPTPATPAR, from the coding sequence ATGCGCCGTCTGTGGCTTATCTTCGCTCAGGCCGTGACCATCAGCGTCGCGGTGCTGTTCGTCCTCAACACCCTGAAGCCGGAATGGCTCCGCGAGGCGGCACCCGGTACCGTGGTGGCCGTGCGCGAAGCGCCGGCGGGCGACGGCTCGACGATGCCGGCCGCCGGCTCGTACGCGGTGGCCGCGCAGCGTTCGCTGCCGGCCGTGGTGCATATCGTCACCAGCAGAACGGCTGGCGGACCGCGCCATCCGCTGCTGGACGATCCGGTCTTCCGCCACTTCTTCGGCGACCGCTTCAACGGCGACCAGGGGCAGCGCGCCTCCGGCCTCGGCTCGGGCGTGATCGTAAGCGCCGACGGCTTCATCCTGACGAACAACCACGTCGTCGAATCCGCAGATGCGATGGAGATCGCCCTCAACGACGGGCGCAAGTTCGGCGCACGCCTCGTCGGCCGCGACCCCGAGACCGATCTGGCGGTTCTGAAGATCGTCGCCGACGCGGAGCTGCCGTCGATCACCTTTGCCGACGCCTCCGGGCTTCACGTGGGCGACGTCGTGCTTGCCATCGGCAACCCCTTCGGCGTCGGGCAGACAGTGACGATGGGCATCGTCTCGGCGCTCGGCCGCAGCCAGCTCGGCATCAACACCTTCGAGAACTACATCCAGACCGATGCCGCAATCAACCCCGGCAACTCCGGGGGCGCGCTGGTGGATAGCGAAGGCCACCTCGTGGGCATCAATACCGCGATCTACTCGCGCTCGGGCGGTTCGCTCGGCATCGGCTTCGCGATCCCGGTGTCGATCGTGCGCAATGTGCTCGAGCAGATCGTCGCCCGCGGCGAGGTCACGCGAGGCTGGGTCGGCGTGGAGATCCAGGACATCACGCCGGAACTGGCGGAATCCTTCGGCCTGCAGGACGCGACGGGCGCGCTGATCGCCGGCGTCCTGCGCAACAGCCCGGCCGATCGCGCCGGCATCCGGCCGGGCGACGTGCTGGTGGCGATCGGCGACAGGGAAATCACCGACCCGCGATCGATGCTGGACTTCGTCGCCGCGCTCGAACCGGGCCGCAAGGCGCGTTTCAGGATGCGCCGCGGAGCGGAAGCGGTGGAGGTCGATGTCGAGATCGGCCGCCGCCCGACGCCAGCCACCCCGGCACGCTGA
- a CDS encoding Nif3-like dinuclear metal center hexameric protein, producing the protein MQLRALHEHLDALLEASRLKDYCPNGLQVEGRSEVRRVLCGVTASQALVDHAVNEGYDAVLVHHGYFWRGEDGRITGVRKRRLQALLAHDISLIAYHLPLDVHPELGNNAQFARVMGWTGEGRFADQDLGWIGRPAAEPGAETAGCIARSIAARLGREPMLVGDAGRPVRRIAWCTGAAQGYFEQAIATGADLYVSGEISEQTVHLAQESGVPYAAAGHHATERYGVRALAQHLCDVCGIDAAFVDLPNPV; encoded by the coding sequence ATGCAACTCAGGGCGCTGCACGAGCATCTGGATGCACTGCTGGAGGCGTCGAGGCTCAAGGATTATTGCCCAAACGGTCTGCAAGTGGAAGGACGCTCCGAGGTGCGGCGCGTACTGTGCGGCGTGACTGCCAGCCAGGCGCTGGTCGACCATGCGGTGAATGAGGGCTACGACGCCGTGCTGGTCCATCACGGCTATTTCTGGCGGGGCGAGGATGGCCGCATCACCGGCGTGCGCAAGCGGCGGCTGCAGGCCCTGCTGGCGCACGACATTAGCCTGATCGCCTACCACCTGCCGCTCGACGTGCATCCGGAACTGGGCAACAACGCACAGTTCGCGCGGGTCATGGGGTGGACGGGCGAAGGGCGTTTCGCCGATCAGGATCTGGGCTGGATCGGCCGCCCGGCGGCGGAGCCGGGCGCCGAAACCGCTGGCTGCATCGCCCGTTCGATCGCCGCGCGGCTCGGCCGCGAACCCATGCTGGTCGGGGATGCCGGGCGGCCGGTACGCAGGATCGCGTGGTGCACAGGGGCGGCGCAGGGCTATTTCGAGCAGGCGATCGCGACGGGTGCCGATCTCTACGTTTCGGGCGAGATATCGGAACAGACGGTGCATCTGGCGCAGGAGTCCGGCGTGCCCTACGCCGCGGCGGGGCATCATGCCACCGAGCGCTACGGCGTCCGCGCCCTCGCGCAGCATCTTTGCGATGTCTGCGGCATCGACGCGGCGTTCGTTGACCTTCCTAATCCGGTCTGA
- the sucC gene encoding ADP-forming succinate--CoA ligase subunit beta, whose protein sequence is MKIHEYQAKELLRKYGVVTPRGFHCVSVDGAVKAAEELGGKIWVVKAQIHAGGRGKGGGVKLARSLDEVRQHASDILGMQLVTHQTGPEGQKVRNLLIEEGADIKKEYYVAALTDRATQKVAMMASSEGGMDIEEVAHSTPEKIIKVFVDPLAGLTDGQATELAKGIGVPEGSIDKAVDAFKKLYTCYMETDASLAEINPLILEGNGNIKALDAKFNFDSNALFRHPEIVDFRDFDEEDADEIEASKFDLAYISLDGNIGCLVNGAGLAMATMDTIKLFGAEPANFLDVGGGATTEKVTEAFKIMLKNPKVKGILVNIFGGIMRCDTIATGVIAAAREVHLSVPLVVRMKGTNEDLGKKILAESGLPIISADTMAEAATKIVAAVQ, encoded by the coding sequence ATGAAGATTCATGAGTATCAGGCAAAAGAACTGTTGCGGAAGTATGGCGTCGTCACGCCGCGCGGCTTTCACTGCGTTTCCGTCGACGGGGCGGTGAAGGCGGCCGAGGAACTCGGCGGCAAGATCTGGGTGGTGAAGGCCCAGATCCACGCGGGCGGCCGTGGCAAGGGCGGCGGCGTCAAGCTCGCCCGTTCGCTCGACGAAGTGCGCCAGCACGCCAGCGACATCCTCGGCATGCAGCTCGTGACCCACCAGACCGGCCCCGAGGGCCAGAAGGTGCGGAACCTGCTGATCGAGGAAGGCGCCGACATCAAGAAGGAATACTACGTCGCCGCGCTGACCGACCGCGCCACGCAGAAGGTCGCGATGATGGCCTCCTCCGAAGGCGGCATGGACATCGAGGAAGTCGCGCACAGCACGCCCGAGAAGATCATCAAGGTCTTCGTCGACCCGCTGGCCGGCCTGACCGACGGCCAGGCCACCGAACTGGCCAAGGGCATCGGCGTGCCGGAAGGCTCGATCGACAAGGCGGTCGACGCCTTCAAGAAGCTCTACACCTGCTACATGGAAACCGATGCCTCGCTGGCGGAGATCAACCCGCTGATCCTCGAGGGCAACGGCAACATCAAGGCGCTCGACGCCAAGTTCAACTTCGACTCCAACGCGCTCTTCCGCCATCCGGAGATCGTCGATTTCCGCGACTTCGACGAAGAGGACGCCGACGAGATCGAGGCTTCCAAGTTCGACCTGGCCTACATCAGCCTCGACGGCAACATCGGCTGCCTGGTGAATGGCGCCGGCCTGGCGATGGCCACCATGGACACGATCAAGCTGTTCGGCGCCGAGCCGGCCAACTTCCTCGACGTCGGCGGCGGCGCGACCACCGAGAAGGTCACCGAAGCCTTCAAGATCATGCTCAAGAACCCCAAGGTGAAGGGCATCCTGGTCAATATCTTCGGCGGCATCATGCGCTGCGACACCATCGCTACCGGCGTGATCGCCGCCGCCAGGGAAGTTCATCTCTCCGTCCCGCTCGTGGTGCGCATGAAGGGCACCAACGAAGACCTCGGCAAGAAGATCCTCGCCGAGTCGGGTCTGCCGATCATCTCCGCCGACACCATGGCGGAAGCTGCGACCAAGATCGTCGCCGCTGTTCAGTAA
- a CDS encoding 3',5'-cyclic-nucleotide phosphodiesterase, giving the protein MKLKVLGCSGGIGGAQARTTSFLVDEDILVDCGTGVGDLELDALMRIDHIFISHAHLDHIAALPLLIDSVGEARGAPIIIYATAETIRILRSHIFNWLIWPDFSTIPDRLRPFIRFQPIRIDEPVRLGRRSITAFPAHHTVPAASYCLDSGAGQLFYSGDTGYCPELIAAINAQPALRHLIVETAFSDEQRGLALASRHLCPGMVVEMLAELAVTPEVHISHLKPGQGDRIMQQIAAHEPRLQPRRLMQGQELEF; this is encoded by the coding sequence ATGAAGCTCAAAGTACTCGGATGCAGCGGCGGAATCGGCGGGGCGCAGGCGCGCACGACGTCCTTTCTGGTCGACGAGGACATCCTCGTCGATTGCGGCACCGGCGTCGGCGACCTCGAACTCGATGCCCTGATGCGGATCGACCACATCTTCATCTCGCATGCGCATCTCGACCACATCGCCGCGCTGCCCCTGCTGATCGACTCGGTGGGGGAGGCGCGCGGAGCGCCCATCATCATCTACGCGACGGCCGAGACGATACGCATCCTGCGCTCGCACATCTTCAACTGGCTGATCTGGCCGGACTTCTCCACCATTCCGGACCGCCTCCGCCCTTTCATCCGCTTCCAGCCGATCCGCATCGATGAACCGGTGCGGCTGGGCCGGCGCAGCATCACCGCGTTTCCCGCCCATCACACCGTGCCCGCCGCGTCGTACTGCCTCGACAGCGGTGCGGGGCAACTGTTCTATTCGGGCGATACCGGCTATTGCCCCGAACTGATCGCCGCCATCAATGCGCAGCCCGCCCTGCGCCACCTGATCGTCGAGACCGCGTTCTCCGACGAGCAGCGCGGGCTGGCGCTGGCCTCGCGCCACCTGTGCCCCGGCATGGTCGTGGAGATGCTGGCCGAACTCGCCGTGACGCCCGAGGTGCACATCAGCCATCTCAAGCCGGGGCAGGGCGACCGCATCATGCAGCAGATCGCGGCGCACGAACCGCGGCTGCAGCCCCGGCGCCTGATGCAGGGGCAGGAACTGGAGTTCTGA
- the sucD gene encoding succinate--CoA ligase subunit alpha, whose translation MSILINKDTKVITQGITGKTGQFHTEKCQEYANGKNCFVAGVNPKKAGEKIFDIPIFASVKEAAAETGATVSVIYVPPAGAADAIWEACEADLDLAICITEGIPVRDMLVVRNKMKQKVAAGGKETLLLGPNCPGLITPDEIKIGIMPGHIHRKGRIGVVSRSGTLTYEAVAQLTEIGLGQSSAVGIGGDPINGLKHIDVMRMFNDDPDTDAVIMIGEIGGPDEAEAAQWCKANMKKPIVGFIAGVTAPAGKRMGHAGALISGGADTADAKLAIMEECGFKVTRNPSEMGKLLKSLL comes from the coding sequence ATGTCCATCCTGATCAACAAAGACACCAAGGTCATCACCCAGGGCATCACTGGCAAGACCGGGCAGTTCCACACCGAGAAGTGCCAGGAATACGCCAACGGCAAGAACTGCTTCGTCGCCGGCGTGAATCCGAAGAAGGCGGGCGAGAAGATCTTCGACATCCCCATCTTCGCTTCGGTGAAGGAAGCCGCCGCCGAGACCGGCGCCACCGTGTCGGTGATCTACGTGCCGCCGGCGGGCGCGGCCGACGCCATCTGGGAAGCCTGCGAGGCCGACCTCGACCTGGCGATCTGCATCACCGAGGGCATCCCGGTGCGCGACATGCTGGTCGTGCGCAACAAGATGAAGCAGAAGGTCGCCGCCGGCGGCAAGGAAACCCTGCTGCTCGGCCCCAACTGCCCCGGCCTGATCACGCCCGACGAGATCAAGATTGGCATCATGCCCGGCCACATCCACAGGAAGGGCCGCATCGGCGTGGTGTCGCGTTCCGGCACGCTGACCTATGAAGCGGTGGCGCAGCTCACCGAGATCGGCCTGGGCCAGTCGTCGGCGGTCGGCATCGGCGGCGACCCGATCAACGGCCTCAAGCACATCGACGTGATGCGCATGTTCAACGACGATCCGGACACCGACGCGGTGATCATGATCGGCGAGATCGGCGGCCCGGACGAGGCCGAAGCCGCGCAATGGTGCAAGGCCAACATGAAGAAGCCGATCGTCGGCTTCATCGCCGGCGTCACCGCGCCTGCGGGCAAGCGCATGGGCCATGCCGGCGCGCTGATCTCGGGCGGTGCGGATACCGCCGATGCCAAGCTCGCCATCATGGAAGAGTGCGGCTTCAAGGTGACCCGCAACCCGTCGGAAATGGGCAAGCTGCTGAAGTCGCTGCTCTGA
- a CDS encoding FHA domain-containing protein has protein sequence MPKLILSMDGLVLKEIVLNRERTSIGRKPNNDIQIDNLAISGQHAVITCILNDAFLEDQNSTNGTYVNGQPVKKHVLQNNDVIELGKYRLKYLVDTSQPGLSPSEMVETSALKPFEMPATATDVAPPGARPAAGDGGGLSTQVLAADALERFEQTAARRPERVGMLQVLSGANAGRELELVKSLTTLGKPGRQVAVITRRPQGYYITHVEGSVFPTVNGRVLDAQAHLLNDHDIIDIAGVKMEFFLRQ, from the coding sequence ATGCCGAAGCTGATCCTCAGCATGGACGGGCTCGTTCTCAAGGAGATCGTGCTCAACAGGGAGCGGACCTCCATCGGGCGCAAGCCGAACAATGACATCCAGATCGACAATCTGGCGATCAGCGGGCAGCATGCGGTCATCACCTGCATCCTCAACGACGCCTTCCTGGAAGACCAGAACAGCACCAACGGCACCTATGTGAATGGCCAGCCGGTCAAGAAGCACGTGCTGCAGAACAACGACGTGATCGAGCTTGGCAAGTACCGGCTGAAGTATCTCGTCGATACCTCGCAGCCCGGGCTGTCGCCGTCGGAAATGGTCGAGACGTCCGCGCTGAAGCCCTTCGAGATGCCGGCGACTGCCACCGACGTGGCGCCGCCCGGCGCACGGCCGGCCGCCGGCGACGGCGGAGGGCTGAGCACCCAGGTGCTGGCCGCCGACGCGCTCGAGCGCTTCGAGCAGACCGCGGCGCGCCGGCCGGAGCGGGTCGGCATGCTGCAGGTGCTGAGCGGTGCGAACGCCGGCCGCGAACTCGAACTGGTCAAGTCGCTCACCACGCTGGGCAAGCCGGGGCGCCAGGTGGCGGTCATCACCCGCCGGCCGCAGGGCTACTACATTACGCACGTCGAGGGGTCGGTCTTTCCGACGGTCAACGGCCGCGTGCTGGACGCGCAGGCACACCTGCTCAATGATCATGACATCATCGACATCGCCGGCGTGAAGATGGAGTTCTTCCTGCGCCAGTGA